One genomic region from Lysobacterales bacterium encodes:
- a CDS encoding LacI family DNA-binding transcriptional regulator, which yields MSDVARRAGVAESTVSRALADNPLVSADTRKRIQALAKKMGYSINPVAQSLRVQRSRTIAVAVPLVHEASQSLSDPFLMSMLAHIADALAERGYSMLLSKVPVHEDDWIDRFLQPGRADGVILIGQSHEHSTINAAAKRGRPLVVWGGRLPDQAYASVGCDNTVGGAMATRHLLSQGRRRIAFLGDERLPEIGLRHQGYLQALKAAGVKPEAALRIRTRFSADDAYSAISKALAKGLQFDAVFAASDVIATSALRALAEAGRRVPEDVAVVGFDDVELARHTLPPLTTIRQDIARAAHLLVEMILEGRCDCADSVQMAPVLVVRASA from the coding sequence ATGTCCGACGTCGCCCGCCGTGCCGGTGTCGCCGAGTCCACCGTCTCCCGCGCGCTGGCCGACAACCCGCTGGTGTCCGCGGACACCCGCAAGCGCATCCAGGCGCTTGCCAAGAAGATGGGCTACTCGATCAACCCGGTGGCGCAGAGCCTGCGCGTGCAGCGCTCTCGCACGATTGCGGTGGCGGTGCCGCTGGTGCACGAGGCCAGCCAGTCGCTGTCCGACCCGTTCCTGATGAGCATGCTGGCGCACATCGCCGATGCGCTGGCCGAGCGCGGCTACAGCATGCTGCTGTCGAAGGTGCCGGTGCACGAGGATGACTGGATCGATCGCTTCCTGCAGCCGGGCCGCGCCGACGGAGTGATCCTGATCGGCCAGAGCCATGAGCACTCGACCATCAACGCGGCCGCCAAGCGTGGACGACCGCTGGTGGTCTGGGGTGGCCGACTGCCTGATCAGGCCTATGCCTCCGTCGGCTGCGACAACACCGTGGGCGGGGCGATGGCGACCCGACATCTGCTGTCGCAGGGGCGCCGCCGCATCGCTTTTCTCGGCGACGAGCGTCTGCCCGAGATCGGTCTGCGTCATCAGGGCTACCTGCAGGCTCTGAAGGCCGCGGGGGTGAAGCCCGAGGCCGCGCTGCGCATCCGCACGCGCTTCAGCGCCGACGATGCGTACTCGGCGATTTCCAAGGCGCTGGCCAAGGGACTGCAGTTCGACGCGGTGTTCGCGGCCTCGGACGTGATCGCCACCAGTGCGCTGCGTGCCCTGGCGGAGGCCGGCCGACGTGTGCCTGAGGATGTGGCCGTGGTGGGCTTTGACGATGTCGAGCTGGCCCGCCACACCTTGCCGCCCTTGACCACGATCCGGCAGGACATCGCGCGCGCCGCGCATCTGCTGGTCGAGATGATCCTGGAGGGGCGCTGCGACTGTGCGGACTCTGTGCAGATGGCGCCCGTGCTGGTGGTGCGGGCTTCGGCCTGA
- a CDS encoding sodium/solute symporter (Members of the Solute:Sodium Symporter (SSS), TC 2.A.21 as described in tcdb.org, catalyze solute:Na+ symport. Known solutes for members of the family include sugars, amino acids, nucleosides, inositols, vitamins, urea or anions, depending on the system.), giving the protein MPSPFTAGLSALDVAIIVAYLLGVIALGLYVSRRRSSTDDFFLASRDSTWPVIGFALLASNISSTTLVGLAGAAYAIGISVYNYEWMATVVLAFFCVFLLPFLLRSQVYTMPEYLERRYDRRSRLAFSGLTVFLNVVVDTAGALYGGALLFKLAFPDVPLWQIVAVLALSAGIYTLVGGLRAVMVTETVQAVLLLVASLVISVFAFDAVGGWDALMAQIAPEKLSLIRPMDDPGVPWHGLLLGVPLLGFYFWCTNQFMVQRVLSARNLNHGRWGSLFAGLLKLPVLYLMVLPGTCAILLYPQLSSPDLVYPTLLFDLLPAGLLGLVVAGFLAAIMSSIASTFNSAATLVTMDFVRPLRPQASDASLVRTGRITTLVFMVVAVLWAPQIERFGSLWQYLQAVLAYAVPPIVALFVVGMFSRRANATGAFATLIAGALGGAVLFYLNVLAAEPIGLHFLLVAPILFALCTVTHLVASRFAEAPSREALAPLLWTPAAFRAESEELRVLPLWQNYRVQAIALLALTAAIVWSFR; this is encoded by the coding sequence ATGCCAAGCCCGTTCACTGCCGGACTGTCTGCCCTCGACGTCGCCATCATCGTCGCGTACCTGCTGGGTGTGATCGCTCTGGGCCTGTACGTCTCGCGACGCCGCAGCAGCACCGACGACTTTTTCCTGGCTTCGCGCGATTCCACCTGGCCGGTGATCGGCTTCGCCCTTCTGGCTTCGAACATTTCCTCCACCACTCTGGTTGGGCTGGCCGGCGCGGCCTACGCGATCGGCATCTCGGTCTACAACTACGAATGGATGGCCACCGTCGTGCTGGCCTTCTTCTGCGTGTTTCTGCTGCCCTTCCTGCTGCGCTCGCAGGTCTACACCATGCCGGAGTACCTGGAGCGTCGCTACGACCGCCGCTCACGGCTGGCATTTTCCGGATTGACGGTGTTCCTGAACGTGGTGGTCGACACCGCTGGCGCGCTGTACGGCGGCGCGCTGCTATTCAAGCTCGCGTTTCCGGACGTACCGCTGTGGCAGATCGTTGCCGTGCTGGCGCTCTCGGCCGGCATCTACACCTTGGTCGGCGGCCTGCGCGCGGTGATGGTCACGGAAACTGTGCAGGCCGTGCTGCTGCTGGTGGCCTCTCTGGTGATCAGCGTGTTCGCGTTCGACGCCGTCGGCGGCTGGGACGCGCTGATGGCGCAGATCGCCCCCGAGAAGCTGTCGCTGATCCGGCCGATGGACGACCCCGGCGTGCCCTGGCACGGCCTGCTGCTGGGCGTGCCCCTGCTGGGCTTCTACTTCTGGTGCACCAACCAGTTCATGGTCCAGCGCGTGCTGAGCGCACGCAATCTCAATCACGGCCGCTGGGGCAGCCTATTCGCCGGCCTGCTCAAGCTGCCGGTGCTGTATCTGATGGTGCTGCCGGGTACCTGCGCGATCCTGCTCTACCCCCAGCTGTCCTCGCCCGACCTGGTCTACCCCACCCTGCTGTTCGATCTGCTGCCGGCCGGCCTGCTGGGCCTTGTGGTCGCCGGCTTTCTCGCTGCGATCATGTCGTCGATCGCCTCGACCTTCAATTCGGCGGCGACGCTGGTAACCATGGACTTCGTGCGGCCGCTGCGGCCGCAGGCCAGCGACGCCAGCCTGGTGCGCACCGGCCGCATCACCACCCTGGTGTTCATGGTCGTCGCCGTGCTGTGGGCGCCGCAGATCGAGCGCTTCGGCTCGCTCTGGCAGTACCTGCAGGCGGTGCTGGCCTACGCGGTGCCGCCGATCGTGGCGCTGTTCGTGGTCGGCATGTTCTCGCGCCGCGCCAACGCCACCGGCGCGTTCGCCACGCTCATTGCTGGCGCCCTGGGCGGTGCCGTTTTGTTCTATCTCAACGTGCTGGCCGCAGAGCCGATCGGCCTGCACTTCCTGCTGGTGGCGCCGATCCTGTTCGCGCTGTGCACCGTCACCCATCTGGTCGCCAGCCGATTCGCCGAGGCGCCCAGCCGCGAAGCCCTGGCGCCGCTGCTGTGGACACCTGCGGCCTTCCGCGCCGAAAGCGAAGAGCTGCGCGTGCTGCCGCTGTGGCAGAACTACCGCGTGCAGGCCATCGCCCTGCTTGCCCTGACGGCGGCCATCGTCTGGAGCTTCCGCTGA
- a CDS encoding F0F1 ATP synthase subunit alpha: protein MQSQLNPSEISELIRGRIEKVKLAAEARNEGTVTSVADGIVRIHGLVDVMAGEMIELPGNTYALALNLERDSVGAVVLGDYEHIREGDTVKTTGRILEVPVGTGLLGRVVDALGTPIDGKGPIAATESAPIEKVAPGVIWRKSVDQPVQTGYKSVDAMIPVGRGQRELIIGDRQTGKTALAIDAIINQKGTGVKCIYVAIGQKASSIANVVRKLEEYGALAHTIVVAATASESAAMQFIAPYSGCSMGEYFRDNGEDALIIYDDLSKQAVAYRQVSLLLRRPPGREAYPGDVFYLHSRLLERAARVNEEYVEKHTNGRVKGKTGSLTALPIIETQAGDVSAFVPTNVISITDGQIFLETDLFNAGIRPAVNAGISVSRVGGAAQTKIIKKLGGGIRLSLAQFRELAAFAQFASDLDETTRKQLERGQRVTELMKQKQYSPLSIAQMALSLYAVDNGYMDDLPLNKIGAFEAGLHAHFANTQGELMAKIVENGDWNKDIEGAFKKGISEFKSTGTW, encoded by the coding sequence ATGCAGAGCCAGCTCAACCCCTCCGAAATCAGCGAACTGATCCGCGGCCGCATCGAGAAGGTCAAGCTCGCCGCCGAAGCGCGCAATGAAGGCACCGTGACCTCGGTCGCCGACGGCATCGTTCGCATCCACGGCCTGGTCGACGTGATGGCCGGCGAAATGATCGAGCTGCCGGGCAACACCTACGCGCTGGCCCTGAACCTCGAGCGCGACTCGGTCGGCGCAGTGGTGCTGGGTGATTACGAGCACATCCGCGAAGGCGACACCGTCAAGACCACCGGCCGCATTCTCGAAGTGCCGGTGGGCACCGGCTTGCTGGGTCGCGTGGTTGACGCGCTCGGCACTCCGATCGACGGCAAGGGCCCGATTGCAGCGACCGAAAGTGCGCCGATCGAAAAGGTGGCTCCGGGCGTGATCTGGCGCAAGTCGGTCGACCAGCCGGTGCAGACCGGCTACAAGTCGGTCGACGCCATGATCCCGGTCGGTCGCGGTCAGCGCGAGCTGATCATCGGCGACCGCCAGACCGGCAAGACCGCACTGGCGATCGACGCGATCATCAACCAGAAGGGCACCGGCGTTAAGTGCATCTACGTGGCGATCGGCCAGAAGGCCTCCTCGATCGCGAACGTCGTGCGCAAGCTGGAAGAGTACGGCGCGCTGGCCCACACCATCGTGGTTGCCGCCACCGCGTCGGAGTCCGCTGCGATGCAGTTCATCGCCCCGTACTCAGGCTGCTCGATGGGCGAGTACTTCCGCGACAACGGCGAAGACGCCCTGATCATCTATGACGACCTGTCCAAGCAGGCCGTGGCCTACCGCCAGGTGTCCCTGCTGCTGCGTCGCCCGCCGGGCCGCGAAGCCTACCCCGGTGACGTGTTCTATCTCCACTCGCGTCTGCTTGAGCGCGCTGCGCGCGTCAACGAGGAGTACGTCGAGAAGCACACCAACGGTCGCGTCAAGGGCAAGACCGGCTCGCTGACGGCGCTGCCGATCATCGAGACCCAGGCCGGCGACGTCTCGGCCTTCGTTCCGACCAACGTGATCTCGATCACCGACGGCCAGATCTTCCTGGAAACCGACCTGTTCAACGCCGGCATCCGCCCGGCCGTCAACGCCGGTATCTCGGTGTCGCGCGTCGGTGGTGCCGCCCAGACCAAGATCATCAAGAAGCTGGGCGGCGGTATCCGCCTCTCGCTCGCGCAGTTCCGCGAGCTGGCGGCGTTCGCGCAGTTCGCGTCGGACCTCGATGAAACCACCCGCAAGCAGCTGGAGCGCGGTCAGCGCGTTACCGAGCTGATGAAGCAGAAGCAGTACTCGCCGCTGTCGATCGCGCAGATGGCGCTGTCGCTGTACGCCGTCGACAACGGCTACATGGACGACCTGCCGCTCAACAAGATCGGCGCCTTCGAGGCCGGCCTGCACGCGCACTTCGCCAACACCCAGGGCGAACTGATGGCCAAGATCGTCGAGAACGGCGACTGGAACAAGGACATCGAAGGCGCCTTCAAGAAGGGCATCAGCGAGTTCAAGTCCACCGGGACGTGGTGA
- a CDS encoding F0F1 ATP synthase subunit delta translates to MSSAATLARPYARAAFQVARGQQALPAWSAALSFSAQAAANPAVSALFGHPHVGAKALVELLQPPGASEEQIRFLAVLAENGRVSLLTEIAAQFEVLRAEAERVVPVQVVSAAALSDAEVEALKASLKKRFGADVSITLAVDAELIGGAVINAGDIVIDGSVRGKLKRMERALAS, encoded by the coding sequence ATGAGCAGCGCAGCCACTCTCGCCCGTCCCTACGCCCGTGCCGCCTTCCAGGTGGCGCGCGGCCAGCAGGCCCTGCCGGCCTGGTCGGCAGCGCTGTCGTTCAGCGCCCAGGCCGCCGCAAACCCCGCGGTCTCGGCCCTGTTCGGTCATCCGCACGTCGGCGCCAAGGCGCTGGTTGAACTGCTGCAGCCGCCCGGCGCCAGCGAGGAGCAGATCCGTTTCCTGGCCGTGCTGGCCGAGAACGGTCGCGTTTCGCTGCTGACCGAAATCGCGGCCCAGTTCGAAGTGCTGCGCGCCGAAGCCGAGCGCGTGGTGCCGGTGCAGGTGGTGTCCGCTGCCGCACTGTCCGACGCCGAAGTCGAAGCCCTGAAGGCCTCGCTGAAGAAGCGCTTCGGCGCCGACGTCAGCATCACCCTCGCGGTCGATGCCGAGCTGATCGGCGGCGCGGTGATCAACGCGGGCGATATCGTCATCGACGGTTCGGTCCGCGGCAAGTTGAAGCGTATGGAGCGCGCTCTGGCGTCCTGA
- a CDS encoding ROK family protein, producing MSAPGPLLAAIEAGGTKCWVEVGHGPDRVLHSARVATGAGPETLEAIERVLVDAERTHGPIAAIGVAAFGPVRVHPQAPDYACVLATPKPGWQGTDWRRLLRERPRCAFALDTDVNAAALAEARWGAGQGCQSLVYVTVGTGIGGGWVVHGRAVHGALHPELGHLKLRRHPLDLGFAGTCPFHGDCLEGVASGPAILARYGSPLVALEDGHAGIEIVAHALGQLCASLVLTGAERVLLGGGVFEDRRLLPEVRAVAAAELAGYFDPDGSGFQPETCLITPGLGERSGRSGAFLLAASALGDLTR from the coding sequence ATGAGTGCGCCCGGGCCGCTGCTGGCGGCGATTGAAGCGGGCGGCACCAAATGCTGGGTGGAAGTCGGCCACGGTCCCGATCGCGTGCTGCACTCCGCGCGCGTGGCCACCGGCGCTGGCCCCGAAACCCTGGAGGCGATCGAGCGAGTTCTCGTTGATGCTGAGCGCACCCATGGCCCGATCGCAGCGATCGGTGTGGCTGCCTTCGGCCCGGTGCGGGTTCACCCGCAGGCGCCGGACTACGCGTGCGTGCTCGCCACGCCCAAGCCCGGTTGGCAGGGGACGGACTGGCGTCGACTGCTGCGTGAGCGGCCACGCTGCGCCTTCGCGCTCGACACCGACGTCAATGCGGCCGCGCTGGCGGAGGCGCGTTGGGGCGCAGGGCAGGGCTGCCAGTCGCTGGTCTATGTCACCGTCGGCACCGGCATCGGCGGGGGCTGGGTCGTGCATGGGCGGGCGGTGCACGGCGCCCTGCATCCCGAGCTGGGCCATCTGAAGCTGCGCCGACACCCGCTGGATCTCGGCTTTGCCGGAACCTGCCCCTTCCACGGCGATTGTCTTGAGGGCGTGGCCAGCGGCCCAGCGATTCTTGCCCGCTACGGCAGTCCCCTCGTGGCGCTGGAGGACGGGCACGCTGGCATCGAGATCGTCGCTCATGCGCTCGGGCAGCTCTGCGCATCCCTGGTACTGACGGGCGCCGAGCGCGTGCTGCTGGGCGGCGGCGTGTTCGAGGACAGGCGCCTGCTGCCCGAAGTGCGCGCGGTCGCGGCAGCCGAACTCGCGGGCTACTTCGATCCAGACGGCAGCGGATTCCAGCCGGAGACCTGTCTGATCACGCCAGGCTTGGGCGAACGCTCGGGGCGCAGCGGGGCGTTCTTGCTGGCGGCGAGTGCGCTCGGTGACCTGACTCGCTGA
- a CDS encoding TonB-dependent receptor, with translation MNSTRRTTRRVDSTQRGLHPLALAIGLACCGLQVSAQDAPANENAEQAAEDERGLNLDQVVVTAAALPISKMRASNSVSTLGVEAIGESAPRSTAEIFRNLPGVRSESTGGEGNANIAVRGLPVAAGGAKFLQLHEDGLPVMEFGDIAFGNADIFLRADATLDRIEAVRGGSASTFASNSPGGVINLISKTGEYAGGSVALNYGLGYDNLRTDFEYGAPVGDGWNFHIGGFWRQGEGVRRAGYDGESGGQIKGNLTRQFEQGYARVYFKRLDDRAIGYLPMPVRASGRNSDPDLGSLPGFDPRSDTPHSAFFLSNFGLDGENNRRRSDIADGMRPQSTAFGAEFAFDLGGDWSVLNRFRIADNSGRFISPFPAEASGAAALAASIGGAGARLVYANGPQAGQTFSGQALRIHLFDVEINDFGNAQNDLQLTRAFALGGGEASLKGGLYVSRQSIDMDWLWNSYALELKGDNAALLNVIGANGTVFSQGGLYAYGVPFWGNCCTRSYDTDYSVEAPYLAFTHSLGAWDFDLSLRRDSGKARGSYAGSVQRENFDVDGNGVISANERSVSVISAVRQPVNYDWRYTSYSAGANYLLNEDLGAFARISRGGRANADRLLFGVVAADGSVRSQDAIDLVNQLEFGLKYRSGPLNLFVTAFRAETEEQNFEATSQRFLDRVYTANGVEFEAAWYSGPIALSGGLTLTDAEISRDAITPQFEGNRPRRQARAIYQFTGSYAGERWLAGLNLIGTTDAYAQDNNVLVMPGYTQVNLFGEYELRDGLSLGVSVNNLFDTLGLTEVEEGAIVEGQDNILRARSINGRTANLVLRYAF, from the coding sequence ATGAACAGCACACGTCGAACCACGCGTCGCGTCGATTCCACTCAGCGCGGCTTGCATCCGCTGGCGCTGGCCATTGGTCTTGCCTGTTGCGGTCTGCAGGTGTCTGCCCAAGACGCCCCGGCGAACGAGAACGCCGAACAGGCCGCCGAGGACGAGCGCGGCCTCAATCTGGATCAGGTGGTGGTCACCGCCGCGGCCCTGCCCATCTCGAAGATGCGGGCCAGCAACTCGGTCAGCACGCTCGGCGTGGAGGCGATCGGCGAATCGGCGCCGCGCAGCACCGCCGAGATCTTCCGCAACCTGCCTGGCGTGCGTTCGGAGAGCACGGGCGGCGAGGGCAATGCCAACATCGCCGTGCGCGGCCTGCCCGTGGCCGCCGGCGGCGCCAAGTTCCTGCAGCTGCATGAGGACGGTCTGCCGGTGATGGAGTTCGGCGACATCGCCTTCGGCAACGCCGACATCTTCCTGCGCGCCGACGCCACGCTCGACCGTATCGAAGCTGTGCGCGGCGGCAGCGCCTCGACCTTCGCCAGCAACTCGCCCGGCGGCGTGATCAACCTGATCAGCAAGACCGGCGAGTACGCCGGCGGTTCGGTGGCGCTGAACTACGGCCTGGGCTACGACAACCTGCGCACCGATTTCGAGTACGGAGCACCCGTCGGCGACGGCTGGAACTTCCATATCGGTGGCTTCTGGCGCCAGGGCGAGGGCGTGCGTCGCGCCGGCTACGACGGTGAGTCCGGCGGCCAGATCAAGGGCAACCTGACCCGACAGTTCGAGCAGGGCTACGCGCGTGTCTACTTCAAGCGTCTGGACGACCGCGCGATCGGCTATCTGCCGATGCCGGTGCGCGCGAGCGGCCGCAACAGTGATCCCGACCTCGGCAGCCTGCCGGGTTTCGATCCGCGCAGCGACACCCCGCATTCCGCCTTCTTCCTTTCGAACTTCGGTCTCGATGGCGAGAACAACCGACGCCGATCCGACATCGCCGATGGCATGCGTCCCCAGTCCACCGCTTTCGGCGCCGAGTTCGCCTTCGATCTCGGCGGCGACTGGTCGGTGCTGAACCGCTTCCGCATCGCCGACAACAGCGGCCGCTTCATCTCGCCCTTCCCCGCCGAGGCCAGCGGCGCCGCAGCGCTCGCCGCATCGATCGGCGGCGCGGGCGCGCGTCTGGTCTATGCCAATGGGCCACAGGCTGGCCAGACCTTCAGCGGCCAAGCGCTGCGCATCCATCTGTTCGACGTCGAGATCAACGACTTCGGCAATGCCCAGAACGATTTGCAGCTGACCCGCGCGTTCGCCCTCGGCGGCGGCGAGGCCAGCCTCAAGGGCGGCCTGTACGTGTCGCGCCAGAGCATCGACATGGACTGGCTGTGGAACTCCTATGCGCTGGAGCTCAAGGGTGACAACGCGGCCCTGCTGAATGTCATCGGCGCCAATGGCACGGTCTTCTCGCAGGGCGGGCTCTACGCCTACGGGGTGCCGTTCTGGGGCAACTGCTGCACGCGCAGCTACGACACCGACTACAGCGTCGAGGCGCCTTACCTCGCGTTCACCCACAGTCTGGGCGCCTGGGACTTCGACCTGAGCCTGCGCCGCGACAGCGGCAAGGCCCGCGGCAGCTATGCGGGCAGCGTGCAGCGCGAGAACTTCGACGTCGACGGCAACGGCGTGATCAGCGCCAACGAGCGCAGCGTGTCGGTGATAAGCGCGGTGCGTCAGCCGGTCAACTACGACTGGCGCTACACCTCGTACTCGGCGGGCGCGAACTATCTGCTCAATGAGGATCTCGGCGCTTTCGCCCGCATCAGCCGCGGTGGCCGCGCCAACGCCGATCGGCTGCTGTTCGGCGTGGTCGCCGCCGATGGTTCGGTGCGCAGCCAGGACGCGATCGATCTGGTCAACCAGCTGGAGTTCGGCCTGAAGTACCGCAGCGGCCCGCTCAACCTGTTCGTCACCGCGTTCCGCGCCGAGACCGAAGAGCAGAACTTCGAGGCCACCAGCCAGCGCTTCCTCGACCGCGTCTACACCGCCAACGGCGTCGAGTTCGAGGCTGCCTGGTACAGCGGGCCGATCGCGCTGAGCGGCGGCCTGACCCTGACCGACGCCGAGATCAGCCGCGATGCGATCACGCCGCAGTTCGAGGGCAACCGTCCGCGTCGCCAGGCGCGTGCCATCTACCAGTTCACCGGCAGCTACGCCGGCGAACGCTGGTTGGCCGGGCTGAATCTGATCGGCACCACCGACGCCTATGCGCAAGACAACAACGTGCTGGTCATGCCCGGCTACACCCAGGTCAACCTGTTCGGTGAGTACGAGCTGCGCGACGGGCTGAGCCTGGGCGTGAGCGTCAACAACCTGTTCGACACCCTTGGTCTGACCGAAGTCGAAGAGGGGGCGATCGTCGAAGGCCAGGACAACATCCTGCGCGCGCGCTCGATCAACGGTCGCACCGCCAACCTTGTCCTGCGGTACGCGTTCTGA
- a CDS encoding F0F1 ATP synthase subunit B, with translation MSLATLIAQGLAFAGLIWIVATKIWPPLLQAIEERQKKIAEGLAAAERSQRDLVQAETRVNDLLKEARGKGNEIIEQAHARANQIIDKAKQDAVAEAERQLAAGKAEIEAASHRAREELRQQVAALAVAGAEKVLRREINADAHKALLSELAAEI, from the coding sequence ATGAGCCTAGCCACACTTATCGCCCAAGGTCTGGCCTTCGCCGGCCTGATCTGGATCGTTGCGACCAAGATCTGGCCGCCGCTTCTGCAGGCCATTGAAGAGCGCCAGAAGAAGATTGCTGAAGGCCTGGCCGCCGCCGAGCGCAGCCAGCGCGACCTGGTGCAGGCCGAGACCCGCGTCAATGATCTGCTGAAGGAAGCCCGCGGCAAGGGCAACGAGATCATCGAGCAGGCCCACGCCCGCGCCAACCAGATTATCGACAAGGCCAAGCAGGACGCTGTTGCCGAAGCCGAGCGTCAGCTCGCCGCGGGCAAAGCCGAAATCGAAGCCGCGTCGCACCGCGCCCGCGAGGAGCTGCGCCAGCAGGTCGCCGCATTGGCCGTGGCTGGCGCCGAAAAGGTGCTGCGCCGCGAGATCAATGCCGACGCCCACAAGGCGCTGCTGTCCGAGCTGGCGGCTGAGATCTGA
- the atpG gene encoding F0F1 ATP synthase subunit gamma yields MAGGREIKSKIKSVQNTRKVTRALEMVSASKIRKAQDRMKASRPYARLMKQVIGHIARANTDYVHPYMAARNTVKRVGYIVVSTDRGLCGGLNSNLFRKLLGEIREHQQQGVEVDVVAIGQKANAFFRRLKVNMVASVTHLGEKPQVEQLIGIIKVMLDAYESGTVDRVKLAYNDFINTMTQRPTVDQLLPLPPAEEMAQSHDWDYIYEPDAPSVLNDVLTRYVESLVYQAVLENLASEHAARMVAMKSASDNASKLIDTLNLIYNKARQAAITQEISEIVGGAAAV; encoded by the coding sequence ATGGCAGGCGGCCGCGAAATCAAGTCCAAGATCAAGTCGGTGCAGAACACCCGCAAGGTGACCCGCGCACTGGAGATGGTCTCGGCATCCAAGATCCGTAAAGCCCAGGACCGCATGAAGGCCTCGCGCCCGTATGCGCGACTGATGAAGCAGGTGATCGGCCACATCGCCCGCGCCAACACCGACTATGTGCACCCCTATATGGCGGCGCGCAACACGGTGAAGCGGGTCGGCTACATCGTGGTGTCCACCGACCGCGGCCTCTGCGGCGGCCTCAACTCCAACCTGTTCCGCAAGCTGCTCGGCGAGATCCGCGAGCACCAGCAGCAGGGCGTCGAGGTTGATGTGGTGGCGATCGGCCAGAAGGCGAACGCTTTCTTCCGTCGCCTCAAGGTCAACATGGTGGCTTCGGTCACCCACCTCGGCGAGAAGCCGCAGGTCGAGCAGCTGATCGGCATCATCAAGGTCATGCTGGACGCCTACGAGAGCGGCACCGTCGATCGCGTCAAGCTGGCCTACAACGACTTCATCAACACCATGACGCAGCGGCCGACCGTCGACCAGCTGCTGCCGCTGCCGCCCGCTGAGGAAATGGCCCAGAGCCACGACTGGGACTACATCTACGAGCCGGACGCGCCCAGCGTGCTGAACGACGTGCTGACGCGTTACGTGGAGTCGCTGGTCTACCAGGCCGTGCTTGAGAACCTCGCGTCCGAGCACGCGGCGCGCATGGTTGCGATGAAGTCGGCGTCGGACAACGCGAGCAAGCTGATCGACACGCTGAACCTGATCTACAACAAGGCCCGCCAGGCCGCGATCACCCAGGAAATTTCGGAGATCGTGGGCGGCGCGGCGGCGGTTTAA
- the atpB gene encoding F0F1 ATP synthase subunit A, with amino-acid sequence MAAEGAQTPTTYIQHHLKNLTVSFQEGSVWTLHVDTFLTAVFMGLIGVFAMWMATRKATAGVPGKWQAFVEIVLEFLDKQAKDAYHGASKLVTPIAITLFVWILLMNLLKMIPADFIAVPMGKLSMLVAEMAGAEDPSKYNYWKPVPTADVHATLGLSISVFFLMIFFALRAKGLGGFVKELFVAPFGPWMFPANLLLNAVELLSKPVSLAMRLFGNMFGGEIVFLLIWVLASAGVFGVVASGAFGLGWMLFHLLVIPLQAFIFMMLSVVYLSLMEEHH; translated from the coding sequence ATGGCGGCTGAAGGCGCACAGACTCCCACGACCTACATCCAGCACCACCTGAAGAACCTTACGGTCAGCTTTCAGGAAGGCAGTGTCTGGACGCTGCACGTCGACACCTTTCTGACGGCCGTTTTCATGGGTCTGATCGGCGTGTTTGCGATGTGGATGGCGACCCGCAAGGCCACGGCGGGCGTGCCCGGCAAGTGGCAGGCCTTTGTCGAGATCGTTCTTGAGTTCCTCGACAAGCAGGCCAAGGACGCCTACCACGGCGCCTCCAAGCTGGTTACGCCGATCGCGATCACCCTGTTCGTGTGGATCCTGCTGATGAACCTGCTGAAGATGATTCCGGCAGATTTCATTGCGGTGCCCATGGGCAAGCTCAGCATGCTCGTCGCCGAAATGGCGGGCGCTGAGGACCCCAGCAAGTACAACTACTGGAAGCCGGTGCCGACCGCGGACGTGCATGCGACCCTCGGCCTGTCCATCAGCGTGTTCTTCCTGATGATCTTCTTCGCGCTGCGCGCCAAGGGGCTCGGCGGTTTCGTCAAGGAGCTGTTCGTCGCGCCCTTCGGTCCTTGGATGTTCCCGGCGAATCTGCTGCTCAACGCGGTCGAGCTTCTGAGCAAGCCCGTTTCGCTGGCGATGCGTCTTTTCGGCAACATGTTCGGCGGCGAAATCGTGTTCCTGCTCATCTGGGTGCTCGCCAGCGCTGGCGTGTTCGGCGTCGTCGCCAGCGGTGCCTTCGGCCTCGGCTGGATGCTGTTCCATCTACTGGTGATCCCGCTGCAGGCCTTCATCTTCATGATGCTGTCGGTGGTCTACCTGAGCCTCATGGAAGAGCACCACTAA
- the atpE gene encoding F0F1 ATP synthase subunit C, whose amino-acid sequence MEAILHLASVQSSTALAIGIMIGLAALGAGIGMALMAGKFLESAARQPELIPVLQVRMFITAGLIDAAFIISVAIGMLFAFANPLISVIQGG is encoded by the coding sequence ATGGAAGCCATCCTCCACCTCGCGTCCGTCCAGTCGTCCACCGCGCTGGCCATCGGCATCATGATCGGTCTGGCTGCGCTGGGCGCCGGTATCGGTATGGCGCTCATGGCGGGCAAGTTCCTGGAGTCTGCTGCGCGTCAGCCGGAGCTGATTCCGGTCCTGCAGGTCCGCATGTTCATCACCGCCGGCCTGATCGACGCGGCCTTCATCATCAGCGTCGCGATCGGCATGCTGTTCGCCTTCGCCAACCCGCTGATCAGCGTGATCCAGGGCGGCTGA